The following is a genomic window from Ignavibacteriales bacterium.
CGAAGCACTCCGGATGATTCATACGGCGCGAGCGTGCGGAATGAAAGTCATGATCGGGTGTATGATCGAGAGCTCAGTGGCGATTTCCGCTGCCGCTCAATTGTCTCCGCTGATTGATTACGCAGACCTCGACGGCAATGTCCTTATCACAAACGATCCTTTCGATGGCGTCAGAAGCCTTGACGGGGTCATCACGCTTCTGGACAGGCCGGGCATCGGAATAGAAAGGCGATCCTGATTAACGCATGGCAACGAAGATTCACATATTGGAAGCTGATATTGCGAACAAGATCGCTGCCGGCGAAGTGGTGCAGCGTCCCGCGTCGGCAATCAAGGAACTGATCGAGAACGCACTCGATGCAGGGGCGAAAAAGATTACGATTGTCGTTGGGGATGCGGGGAAGACCTTGATGCAGGTTGTCGATGATGGGGAGGGGATGTCGGCTGAAGACGCCGTGCTCTCATTCCAACGCCATGCGACAAGCAAAATCTCGGCAGCGCAGGATCTTGAAGCCATCGTGACGCTCGGTTTTCGCGGGGAGGCGCTCGCTTCCATTGCAGCGGTCTCGCAGGTGGAGCTGAAGACGCGACAACCGTCGCACGACCTTGGGACCCTGATCCGGATTGAGGGGAGTGAACTCAAGGAGCAGGCTCCGGTTGCTTCTGAACCAGGGACGTCGATAACCGTCAAGAACCTGTTCTACAACACGCCGGGGCGAAGGAACTTTCTCAAAACCCGAAACACCGAGCTGAAGAACATTTCGGACGTGGTGACGAGGATGGCCATCGCGTTTCCTGAGATCGGCTGGACGTATGTCAGTGACGATGAGCAGCTGCTCGACCTCAAGCCCAAAGATGTCGAAGGACGACTCGCTGATCTTTTTGGTGAGAGGCAATTTCGCTCACTGGTCAAGCTCACGGAAGTGTCAGAATTCCTCACCCTCGATGGGTTCATCGGCAAGCCTGATTTCGCCAGGAAAAGCCGCTCCGAACAATTCCTTTTCATCAACCGCCGGTATGTCATCAACCGGGCCCTTAATCATGCGGTGTTCCAGGCATACGAGCATCTGATGGTGAAAGGGGCGTTCCCGTTCTACATCCTTAATCTCACGATCGATCCGAGAAAGATCGATGTCAATGTGCATCCCTCGAAGCTCGAAGTGAAATTCGAAAACGAATCCGCGATCTATCGTTTTGTTCTCACATCGGTTCGGAAAACACTCGGTGAACATGATTTGGTCCCGTCTGTCACATTCGGCGGCGGCCAGGTGCCATCGGGACCCGATGCGCACCTCCGATTCCTTCAGAATGAGCGGATGCAGACAAATATGGCGGATTTGATGCCCCCACAGCAGAGCGATACACCAGATATCGACCTGGGCAGGGTGTTCAGAAAAGTGGAGCGGAGGATTGGAGACGATGTGCTGCAGCGCGACGGGGAAGCGACATTTCCAACGGATCTTGGCAAGTCCGCTGCCGGTGCGCCGGACCGAATCGTTCAGCACAAACCGATTGGAACGTCAGCTGAGCAGCTGTCCATACAGGACGGGAAGCCAATCTGGCAGGTGCAGAACAAATACATACTTTCACAGATACGCACGGGCCTTCTGATTGTCGATCAGCACGTCGCACACGAACGAATACTCTACGAGAAAGCGCTTTCGAACTTCGAGAACAATCTTCCCTCGACGCAGCAGCTGCTCTTTCCGCAAACGGTGCAGCTCACCGCGAGCGACTACTCGCTTGCGAAGGAGCTTGTGCCGCATCTCGAAAAGCTGGGGTTCGATCTGAAACCATTTGGCAAAAATACGGTTGTCATTGAGGGAA
Proteins encoded in this region:
- the mutL gene encoding DNA mismatch repair endonuclease MutL, coding for MATKIHILEADIANKIAAGEVVQRPASAIKELIENALDAGAKKITIVVGDAGKTLMQVVDDGEGMSAEDAVLSFQRHATSKISAAQDLEAIVTLGFRGEALASIAAVSQVELKTRQPSHDLGTLIRIEGSELKEQAPVASEPGTSITVKNLFYNTPGRRNFLKTRNTELKNISDVVTRMAIAFPEIGWTYVSDDEQLLDLKPKDVEGRLADLFGERQFRSLVKLTEVSEFLTLDGFIGKPDFARKSRSEQFLFINRRYVINRALNHAVFQAYEHLMVKGAFPFYILNLTIDPRKIDVNVHPSKLEVKFENESAIYRFVLTSVRKTLGEHDLVPSVTFGGGQVPSGPDAHLRFLQNERMQTNMADLMPPQQSDTPDIDLGRVFRKVERRIGDDVLQRDGEATFPTDLGKSAAGAPDRIVQHKPIGTSAEQLSIQDGKPIWQVQNKYILSQIRTGLLIVDQHVAHERILYEKALSNFENNLPSTQQLLFPQTVQLTASDYSLAKELVPHLEKLGFDLKPFGKNTVVIEGIPADVRAGGEARILQDVLDEYRNNEHAQHTDARDNLAKSFACKAAIKAGDRLTTTEMLILIDQLFATQMPYVCPHGRPIVVKISIDELDRRFGRT